The Acinonyx jubatus isolate Ajub_Pintada_27869175 chromosome A2, VMU_Ajub_asm_v1.0, whole genome shotgun sequence genomic sequence CATTCCTGTCCAGATCCCTATCCTCCCCTCTACTACTTCAGAGACTTCCTTACTAACAGTACCCGCTGCAGTCAACCCTCCATGCAACAGAGATCCCCTTAATGCAAGTCTGACCATCTCAGTCCCCTATGTCAAATCCTCCAAGAACTTTCCAATTTTTTAGAACAAAACTCCAAATCATCACCATGACCGGCAAGGCCTTGGCTCCCTCTTCTTCACACTTACTGGGATCCTGCCACCCTGGCCTCCTGTGTTTTCCATGTTTGGGCTAATTCTGCtgagcctcagggcctttgcatgtgctgctCCTCTACCCTCCTTTAGgtttcagctcaaatgtcatttccttATAGAAGCCTTTCCTGACTATCCTACTAAGTCAGTCCCTGTTATAAGCTCTCATGGTGGCATTTGCTGTTCCTCTGGAGCACTTATCATAGTCTAATGAGATATTTAACTGTTGTGATTATTATTGGTTACCTCCACTAGAGGGCATGGGCTTTGGGGATATCCTATACTATGGATCCACAATGGCTATAGCAACCTGCCTATTcctcaaaaagaatattttcaatgaaGGCAGGAAGGCTGAAAGCGTAACGGGAAGAAAGGTAGGTGAATAAGAAAGCAGTAAGGGAGAGTGGCTGCCAGCTTAGCCTCTCCTTCTCACTGTGCCTTTTGGCTCCATGACTTCCTCTCCCCGGTCAGGTCTACCTGAACGATGTCCCGCTCTGCATAGCGTCCCCTAGAGGACACGCGCACGTCATCACCATCCAGCTCTTCCATTGCTACAGAAAAGACACCTCTCAGCTGACTGCCCTTTCCCACACCAACCCATACTACCCCCTTCCCTGTTAGCTCACTTTGGAGTCATCATGAGAATATTTAATGGTTGTATTAAAGTCCTAACAAATATTAGGCATTGTTATGGAATTGTTATGCCTTCCCATGCATTCTATCCTCCCAGGAACCCCAGGAGGGAAATATTCGTATCAACAGCCTCAGTTATAATAAGGAAATATGTACAGAGAAGGTCTGTCACTTGGTCAAGGTCTAACACAAGCATCCATCTTATCTTTTTTGTAAGGTGGGCCTGGGTGCCCAGATCCTCCCCTATTTTCCCCAGTTCTTGGTTTCACTCATGGACACCCTTCCGTCCTACTCACCTTCAAACATGGCTGGTCCCACACCAACAATAATGATAGACATGGGCAGTGAGGAGGCCTGTGAGGGAAGAGTTGAATGGTTGGGGTGAACAGTCATAATGATGGAGGTGACTGTTGGGGACAATTCTCTGTGCATGTATCATGTTTCTGCACATCTTGCAAGCAGAGACAGTGATTTCCTTTGTTCAagattatcttttcaaggatgtctGCATATCAAATAGCCTTGAAAGATATAGTGTCTTCCTTTGGAGCAAAGGGCAGATTTGTGTACTATTCAGTTTATAATAAAGTATCTCACACTGGAACAAAGGGCAGATATGCTTACTGCCCATTATGAAAGATTCAGATACCCTAAACTCAGGGTTTCTATCCTAGAATGTCTCCCATTGTGGGTGCAGCTGTCATTTGGCCCTCTTAATATGATCTTGTGGGAATTGGGACCTAGATTCAGAGCAAATGCTGATAATTGAGCTACTGCTATCGCTGCGAATAacaaagtcctttgtctctgatctaggagtcttgtgtcttctgccagcatccatgaaactggTAGACTAATTTGTTAGCTTGCAAGTAGGATAAAATCTCAACTCCTTCACAGTTATTAACAGTGACCCTCCCTGGCAAGCCCTCCTCCTTAAACTCACACTGACAATGGCCTCCTTGGTCTGCGTCATGTCAGAGATGACCCCGTCAGTGATGATGAGCAGAACGTAGTACTGGGAACCATCAGAGATCTTGGCTGCAGCCCTGGTTGAGAGTCCAAGATCAGAATCCAGCTGAAAGTCCAAAGAGGCCAAGAGAACTCCCTACCCCTAAAATTTCCACAGCCAGTGTGTAAGCAGTGGGTAAGGACTGGGGTTTCTAAAGCCCATGCTCCTTCTCAAGACCTGGATGCCTGCCTGACATCCCTCTAGTAACATTTATGGAGAACTTATTATGGTAGGTACTGTGTTATGATAGGCACCAGAGGTAcacaatgagaaaaaacaaattcaTCCCAGCCCTCTCAAGGGAGGGCATTAATCCCAGAGTCACAGAAATAGGTATAAAATTACACTTGTGATAAGTACTGTGATGGAAAGGGACATTGCTATGACAGTATCTAGTAGGGGATCCTGACATGGTCCAGGAGGTCAGTGAAAGCTTCTTTAAGGAAACAATGTTTGAGGGTGAAGGAGAGGTTAAGTGAAGGAGGGGgatcattccaggcagagggaacagcatagaCAAGGGCCCTGTGATGGGACTAAAGGAAGCCCACCCTGTCTGGAGCCCAGAAAGTGAGGGAAGCAGAGTGGACCTTGTGGCTGAGATGGGGCAGGGGCCAGACTACACAGGACTTTGACAGCTCATAGAAAGATTTTAGGGCAAGACCAAAGGCTGAAGGctgcctttcttccctttctcactcatttcttctttcttccttctcccctctgctGGCCACCTCCCATTGCCTATGCTTCTGGGTCCTTAGCCAGTCTAAAAACTGCTCCaagcttcttttccttctctcaccaTCAACCTTTGAATCCAAGATTTTTCTATGTGAAAAGGACTTCAGAAGTCATTTAGTCCAGTCCACTTACTTTACATATAAGAAGAATGAGACCTTTGGAGAGCACAAAGGTTCTGTGTGGGTTGGAAAGGACCGAATTACACTATCCAATAAGGTAGCccctagccacatgtggccattgaaatttaattaagttaaaaagaattaaattttaggTTCCTTTTTTACCCAAGCTACATCTCAAATGCTCAATAAAACAACCCAACTAAACCTAAAGCCCTGAGCTCTTGATTCCTTCACTCTCCATTCCAGGCCTGTTTTTTGGATGCTCCTCCATATACACTGTATATTCTGGTCATAAATACACTGTTCATTGTTTCCTGATCTTGCCCCTTTATGACTCTGGGCTTTTCACATGTGGTTCCTCCTGCCAGGCTTACTCTGTATTCTCTTATAAAAACTCCAACTTGCCAAGCTGAGCAGTCCTCTCCAAAAGTAGATCTCTCAGACTAGGTtataccctcctctccctctgccttctagGATACTGTCAACCAAGATGGGCTGTCAGCCCTTCCACATGGGTTTTCACACCCATGAGGGTACCAGCATGTGTAGGGAGAACCCAAGGCTACAGGATACCTAGAACATCCATTCTACTGTATAATCTGGTGCATAAAGCTAGATGACTGTAAGTACACTTATAACACCTTTtcttggaggtgcctgggtggttcagttggttaagtgtctgactcttgattccagctcaggtcatgatctcatagtttgtgagatggagccctgcatcaggctccgtgctgacagcgctcagagcctgcttgggattctctctccctctctctccagcccctcgTAGGGATGCCCTACTCGTAGGCATGCTtttcctcttgctctctcaaaataaataaataaacactaaaaaaccccacctccccccatccaAATTAAAGCAAACATGGACACAACAAGAAGAGAATGTAAAATTTGCATGAATTAAGATAAACATGTTGTCTTCAAAGACATTTTCAGCCAGGTTGCTTTCAGCTGTGCCCCTAAGATTCCCCTGGGGGAAGCAATTGCTTGCCTTTGTCAACAGGCAACTTGCTGGAAAAGTCTGGGAAGCTCTGGCCTACGGAAagtaatgatttatttatatttctgtctcCTGCACCAGGGTGGGAGCTCCTAAGGGCAGAGACTAGATCTGATTCATCTGTGAGTCTCCAGTGCACCAGCAGAGAACTGAGAATACAGCAAATGCCctttaaatagtaataatgacaataatagtaaCAGTAATAGCTTACACTTATAGCAGTTATGTGGCAGGCACTAAGCACTTGACGTATATTAGTTTAGTTAgccctcacaacaatcctatgatatttcaattttttaagtgttttattttagagagagagagagagagcatgagtgggagagaggggcagagggacagagagaatcttaagcaggctccatgcagagcctgacacagggctctgtcccacaaccctgggatcatgaactgaaccaaaatcaagagttggatgctcaactgactgagccactcaggtgcccccctgccatgatattactattattattctcattttacaatgGAGCAAATAGGCATAGAGAGGTTCAGGGTCTTGCTCAAAGTCATACAGCTAGTGAGTGGTAGAGCAGGTCTACCGAATTAGCTAGTTTGGCTTCACAGCCCACATTCATGCTACATGGACtctttattgaatgtttattgaatgaatgaatgaatgaatgaatgaataaattagtgaactaagataatattttaaaaatctgtttaataacaacaaaaatatgctGAGGCTccaatattaagtgaaaaaaatcagtagtgaaatattacatgtaattttttaaagtttatttaattttttagtaatctctacacccagcctgagactcaaactcatggccctgaacaagagttgcatgctcttctgactgagccagtcaggttcCCCAACATATAATTTGACTGCATTTATGGATTCATAAGGAAAATCCTGTCAAGAACTACATATACATCCACATTCCCATGGGAAGTATTTTGGatgatttcttatttcatttctccATCCTTGAAATTTTCTACAGCAATGTTACGTTGctttcataattaaaagaaactatTATCCTCACTATGAATCACATAAACAATCTTTATTAGGGAAAAGGGAAGTGTATAGACATAAATATCcctgaaatccttccatttgtattctctttctcttttttttttttttttgttaatcttttcactTTCAAGCTTTCTGAGGTACTTTGTTTTAGCTGGATCTCCTCTATTCAGCATATCATAgagtttacttattattttttagccattcaaagagtctttttcttttaagaggtgAACttacccaatttttaaaaaaatgtttgagagagagagagtgtgtgcgagtggagggagcgggagagagagaagagagagagagagaattccaagcaggctccatgctgtcaccacagagcccaaagcagggctcagtctcacaaaccatgaaatcatgacgtgagccgaaaccaagagtcagatgcttaactgtccgagccacccaggtggccccccaATTTATGTTTAATGGTATATGTTTGGTTTtagttctgtcattttattttatttacattttaaaaagtgatttgtgatctcagggttttgtttttattctgaaaatttggagttactcttttatttttagaagttactttcccattttttaatctaccatttattgagcacttactatgggccagacactgtgctaataATTCTTACTTTGTTATCTAATTTTACCCTCCCAATATTCCTATCAAGAAGGTGCTATTGTTAGCCATTATTGTGGCCATTTACAGGGAGAAAATGGGGACTTAGGCTAAGCTGCTTAAGGTCACATGGTTAGtgagtggtggagccaggatcaCTCCCAGGTCTGATGCCAAAGCTTGTGTCTTAACCATTGTGCTATAGGACCATCTCTCTTTTCCCCAAACTTGAGGGCTGAGTTGTTGTTCCCAGAGAATGGAGTTGGGGTAATTTGTTGACACTGTCTGTGCATCCTCTTTACCGCAGAATAAGGCATTTacctctttattttatatatttttaaatgttaatttatttattttgagagagagagagtgcacgcgtaCACgtgtgtgggaggagcagagagaaaggaagagagagagaatcccaagcaggctctgggatgttagtgcagagcccaatggggggctcaatctcatgaacccatgagatcacgacctgagccaaaatcgatagttggatgcttaactgactgagccacctgggagccctaGCATTTACCTCTTTATATTAGAGCCTGGCCAACACTGAAACTTGTATCCTTTCCCCAAAGCCCAGGTTAAGCCAAGAGTGGTCTTGACTATCCTTGGGAAGTCAGTCCCCTATCTGGGTCCCCTCATTCCCCCCAAACCCACCCAATTCCCTTACCTGGCTACCTGGTTGATGACAGGAGCAAAGTAGGTGGGCCCATAGAGCTGGACTGTGCGCAGGCTCTGGAAGTAGCTCTCCAGCACGCCCTCGATGCCTGCACAGTTGGGGTCCTCATCATTGTTGTTCTGTCAGGGAAGATGCCTTGCTGGGCTGAGCCATGCAGGGTATACCCAGGAGTACTCTGATCCCAGCTCACTCCTTTTTCCTATTACTCTCATGCTCCCCTCCAAACTCCAACCCTGCTCCCCATCCTTCTCTGCCACCCTCTCATGGTTTCCTGGTCCTCTGCAGGTACTTGACCCTTAGAAGAaatatgaagagaagaaaatcagcAACGTGAGTGGGCCAGAGGCCAGGGCATGGAGTTTAGGCTCTGGTCTATACTATACCAGGGGGAACTGGTGGGAGATCCGTCCTTCTGGAGGCAGCTTGGCTCCAAAGCCATAGGCTGGGAAGAGCTTGTCACTGTCATAGTCCTGGATGATTTCTCCCACTGCCTTGAGGGCCATGGCGTAGGCGCTGAGTTGGTAGGGACTCATGTAGTGCAGGGAGGTGGGCTGCAGAGGATTCCCTGTAGGGACAAAGGACCCCCAGCCTCATGGTCACCTTGATCACTTATGTATTCACCTGTCTGTGTATATATCCAACcacctatccattcatccacccctTGTACTCCCTCGTTATTATGCCCAAATCATCCATATGTTCATTTATCCATCTGTCCACCTACCAACCCTTCTATCTATCCATCACTTTATCCACTTATCCACACATCCATTCTCCGATCCACCAGATATAAATCCATCTTTCAATCTACCAATCCATCTCTTCTATCTGCCTTTCCATTCTCTTATTCAATATATACCCAAATatcacccatccattcattcctaTTCATTCCATTCATTCTGTCTTCATATGGATTCATCCACCTGTGCACTCATTCATTGCCCTATCTACTTACCTGTTATTTCTCCAATGTAAACATCTGTCCATTTGTCCACCCGTGTACCCATTCATGCATCCACTTGTCCAACCTATTGTACTCACTCCGTAACCCATCTACCTACTTGGTTTGTTCATCTGTTTGCCCACCCAGTCATTACTCAGCcatttatctcttcatttctcCTTACACCCCTATTATCTCCCATCCATTAATGTACTCATCCACTTTTGAGGTATctcttctttcaacttttttgatttatttaccCACTTATTTTCCTgtaccctctgccctccctgccattACACTGAATAATCTCCCCCCAAAACTCCTGTCCCAACCTGGTTGGGCTTTGCTTCAACCCTGGGCTTCCTGGGTAGGTGAACTTTTATCTCCAGGTGAGAATCCAGGCCAATCCCTAATGACTTCCTTAGAATTCCTCCACACCCCATTCTCCCATCCATGCCTCACCATTAGAAGCTGTGAAGTCAATGGCAACTGTGAAGTTCAGCTGTGTCCTGTCGGGGAAGTAGATGGATTGAGAAGTGAGGGATTAATACTTATTATACCAGGATTTCTCAAACACTAgtgtgcatatgaatcacctgaGGATAgtgctaaaatgcagattctgatctGGATGGTCTgggtggagcctgagattctacatttctaacaaactcccagGTGATGCAGATGCTGCTGGCCCATGGAGCACATTCTGGGTAGTAGAATTAAATGTCTACTGTGTGATAAGTTTatgtaatttatgtaatttaactTAACCCTTACTATAGCCTTGAAGTAGTAAttaatatctccattttgcaTAGGAGAaaagtgaggttcagagaagcAAAGCACTTTACCCAGGTCTGCCTACCACTACTGAACCAAGTGGAATGTCCTCTTTGGTCTGTTTgggttttccctctctcttggcctctcctTCTTGCCTGGCTATGATTTTTATCTGGATCCCAGTCAGGTTACTGGGGTCATCTTTGAAGACCACTGGTCTGGCATCTTCTCAGGGGGTACTGGAAGCTAGGCATGAAAGGCAGCTCCATGAAGAGAACTAAGATGGGCAACACTATGCATTTTACAGAGCACTTTATAGTTTGCCAagtgtttaaaagtttatttccatGGACCCTAAAcgttcatatattaaaaaactgaggcttagaattGGGAGTAACTCAATGCTGAACAGAACTTGGCCTGTGACTCACCCTCCCTTGATGTAATCAACAAAAGTGAATTCAGAGTCCACAGAGAAGGAGAGCAGCGTTACCTGTGGGACAGAGAGGCAGCCCTGCCACTTTGGAGTGGGCAGTTGGGTAGCAGAAGGCAGAGAGGCACATGATTCCACCTCctgccccacaccccccaccctgtccaatttctaaaatggc encodes the following:
- the CPNE9 gene encoding copine-9 isoform X5; this translates as MQLCANKLDKKDFFGKSDPFLVFYRSNEDGTFTICHKTEVVKNTLNPVWQPFSIPVRALCNGDYDRTVKIDVYDWDRDGSHDFIGEFTTSYRELSKAQNQFTVYEVLNPRKKCKKKKYVNSGTVTLLSFSVDSEFTFVDYIKGGTQLNFTVAIDFTASNGNPLQPTSLHYMSPYQLSAYAMALKAVGEIIQDYDSDKLFPAYGFGAKLPPEGRISHQFPLNNNDEDPNCAGIEGVLESYFQSLRTVQLYGPTYFAPVINQVARAAAKISDGSQYYVLLIITDGVISDMTQTKEAIVSASSLPMSIIIVGVGPAMFEAMEELDGDDVRVSSRGRYAERDIVQFVPFRDYVDRSGNQVLSMARLAKDVLAEIPEQLLSYMRTRDIQPRPPPPANSSPTPAPEQP